From Candidatus Omnitrophota bacterium, one genomic window encodes:
- a CDS encoding phosphoenolpyruvate carboxykinase (GTP), producing MATPLERWVDEVSKLTKPDRVYWCDGSEEEAHRLIEIGIKEEKIEGSPVFKELNHKTFPNSYYHRSHPTDVARTEHLTFVCHPDKQTAGPNNNWMDPKEAKEKMAKLSDGCMKGRTMYVLPYMMGHPQSPYAKACIQLTDVSYVAVSMRIMTRMSRYSIAKIGNSADFVKGIHSVGDFDSNKRFVMHFPDEHLVWSIGSGYGGNALLGKKCFSLRIASWLGKKEGWLAEHMVIVGIQDPAGNITYITAALPSACGKTNLAMLESALPGYKIWTLGDDIAWLNVGSDGRLWAINPETGFFGVAPGTSMKTNPNMMRTLLKGTFYPTLFTNTALNADTNEPWWEGIDGTPPVNLIDWLGNKYDPASGQKAAHPNSRFTVSVSQCPSLSREFENPRGVPISAILFGGRRTHMMPLVVESKNWQHGVFSGALMGSETTAAATHAEGVLRRDPMAMLPFCGYNMGDYFGHWLDIGKRMTRPPKIFSINWFRTDGQGKFIWPGFGDNIRVLKWIIERTNDKIGARETPIGYLPNVNDLDLKGLSISKENLERLFAVKFDEWQKESEDAEAFFNKFDGRIPKELIEELHSLKAKLKGR from the coding sequence ATGGCAACGCCGCTGGAGAGATGGGTAGATGAAGTATCGAAGCTCACAAAGCCCGACAGAGTATACTGGTGCGACGGCTCCGAGGAAGAGGCGCACCGCCTTATCGAGATCGGCATCAAGGAAGAGAAGATAGAAGGCAGCCCGGTCTTCAAAGAGTTAAATCACAAAACTTTCCCCAATAGTTATTATCACCGCAGCCATCCTACAGATGTCGCTCGCACCGAGCATCTCACTTTCGTATGCCATCCCGACAAGCAAACGGCCGGCCCGAATAACAATTGGATGGACCCGAAAGAGGCGAAGGAGAAGATGGCAAAGCTCTCCGACGGATGCATGAAGGGCCGCACTATGTACGTGCTTCCATACATGATGGGCCATCCGCAGTCGCCATACGCCAAAGCCTGTATTCAGTTAACGGATGTTTCGTATGTCGCGGTGAGCATGCGCATCATGACGCGCATGTCCAGGTATTCTATCGCCAAGATCGGCAACAGCGCCGATTTTGTAAAAGGCATACACTCGGTCGGTGATTTCGATTCGAACAAACGGTTTGTCATGCATTTTCCGGACGAGCACCTGGTATGGTCGATCGGCTCCGGATACGGCGGCAACGCGCTTCTCGGCAAGAAATGTTTCAGCCTGCGAATAGCGTCATGGCTCGGCAAGAAGGAAGGATGGCTGGCCGAGCATATGGTCATCGTGGGGATACAGGATCCCGCCGGCAATATCACTTACATCACAGCCGCGCTGCCGAGCGCCTGCGGCAAGACGAACCTGGCGATGCTGGAGTCCGCGTTGCCCGGCTATAAAATCTGGACGCTCGGCGATGATATCGCGTGGCTCAACGTCGGATCCGACGGCAGGCTCTGGGCGATCAACCCGGAGACCGGGTTTTTCGGCGTGGCGCCTGGCACATCGATGAAGACCAATCCCAACATGATGCGCACCCTCTTAAAAGGGACATTCTACCCGACGCTCTTCACGAATACCGCTTTGAACGCCGATACGAACGAACCATGGTGGGAAGGTATAGATGGCACCCCTCCGGTAAATCTTATAGACTGGCTGGGTAATAAGTATGACCCGGCCTCGGGCCAAAAGGCCGCGCATCCGAACTCACGTTTTACCGTTTCCGTTTCACAGTGCCCGAGCCTTTCAAGGGAGTTCGAGAACCCGCGGGGAGTGCCGATCTCGGCCATCCTTTTCGGGGGCCGGCGCACCCATATGATGCCGCTGGTTGTAGAGTCGAAGAATTGGCAGCATGGGGTATTTTCCGGCGCTCTTATGGGTTCCGAGACGACGGCGGCCGCCACGCATGCGGAGGGAGTTCTCAGGAGAGATCCGATGGCCATGCTCCCGTTCTGCGGCTACAATATGGGTGACTATTTCGGCCATTGGCTCGACATTGGCAAGAGAATGACCCGTCCCCCAAAGATATTTTCTATTAACTGGTTCAGGACCGACGGTCAGGGCAAATTCATATGGCCGGGTTTCGGAGATAATATCCGTGTGCTGAAGTGGATCATTGAAAGGACTAATGATAAAATAGGTGCCAGAGAAACGCCGATTGGATATCTGCCGAATGTCAATGACCTTGATTTGAAAGGGCTCTCGATATCGAAGGAGAATCTCGAGCGCCTCTTCGCGGTCAAATTCGATGAATGGCAAAAAGAGTCAGAGGACGCCGAAGCTTTTTTCAATAAGTTTGACGGCCGTATACCGAAGGAACTGATAGAAGAGCTGCATAGCCTGAAGGCGAAGCTAAAAGGCAGGTAG